The genome window CACCGTCGATGACGCCTTTGGCGGATGGAACAAGGTTACAAAGGACCATTTCTCCGAGGGTGGCATTCTCGACAAGGTTTTCACCAAGCGGTGACTTACTTTGGTGAAATTCATGTTCACGGCGCGGCCTGAGGGCTGCGCCGTTTCATTTTCAACCTTCGCTTGCGTTCACTACAACTTCCTCTAGAAAACTGCACATGTCGTTGCTTTCAAAATCCAGTCAGCGTGGAATATTGCCGGGTTTTGGTCTCACTATGGGTGTGACCTTGCTTTACTTTGTCATCATCGTCGCGCTGCCGCTTTTGGCGATGCTGTATAAATCGGTCAATCTCGGATGGGCGGATTTCTGGACCATCATTTCCTCGGAGCGAGCGCTGGCGACCTACCGCATAACGGTCGGCGCAGCAGCATTGGCGACAGTTTTCAACGCCGTGTTCGGCGTGCTTCTGGCCTGGGTACTGGTGCGCTACGAATTTCCCGGTCGGCGCCTTCTCGATGCGGTGGTCGACCTGCCGTTCGCGCTGCCGACAGCTGTGGCCGGTCTCGCGCTCGTCACTGTCTTTTCTACAAATGGCTGGTTCGGCCAGTATCTTGAGCCATTGGGCATCAAAATTGCCTATGCGCCGCTCGGCATTGCCCTTGCCATGATGTTCACCAGTATTCCCTTCGTCATCCGGACGGTGCAGCCGGTGCTGGAAGACGTTGCGACCGATATCGAAGAGGCGGCGCGGTCGTTGGGTGCCACCAATTGGCAGATATTTGCCAGGATCATCTGGCCCGCGATTTTCCCTGCGTTCATAGCGGGTTGCAGCCTTTCCTTCGCACGCAGCCTGGGGGAGTTCGGCGCCATTGTCTTCATATCAGGCAATTTGCCGTTCGAGACCGAGGTCATGTCGCTGCTCGTGTTCATCCGGCTGGATGAATATGACTATCCGGCGGCCGCCGCCCTGGCGACCGTGATGCTTGTCACTGCCTTCGTCATGCTCTTTGTTACCAATTCCATTCAGGCCTGGCAGCTTCGCTATGCAGAACGCAGCTGATCTCGTTGCGCCGGCAATTGCGGTTCAATCGTCGCGGCGGCATGGCGTTCGGCCCTCACGGCGGTCGCATTGGCTGTTGATCATTTCGGCGATATTCCTGTCGATCCTGTTTATCGGCGTTCCGATGCTGGTGATTTTCACCTATGCCTTCCGTGAGGGCATCGCCGTCTATTTCTCGCAGATCACGCAGCCCGCAACCCTGCATGCAGTGTGGCTGACGGTTCTTACAGCGATCGTCGTTGTGCCAATCAATATGGTATTCGGCATCTGCGTGGCCTGGCTTGTCACGCGCTTCCGTTTTCCAGGGCGGCGGCTGCTTATTACATTTGTCGAGATTCCGTTTTCTGTCTCACCCATCGTTGCAGGCGTGACTTATCTGTTCCTCTATGGCAGCCAGGGCCTGCTCGGACCGCTGCTCGACAGTTATGACATCAAGATCATGTTCACCGTTCCGGCGATCTTTCTGGTCAGTCTGTTTGTGACCAGTCCGTTTGTCGCGCGCGAACTTATTCCCTTGATGCAGGCACAGGGCAGCGAAGACGAAGAGGCGGCGATCACCCTCGGGGCAACGGGCCTGCAGACATTCTTCTACATAACGCTGCCCAATATTCGCTGGGCGTTGCTCTATGGGGCGGTGCTTTGCAATGCCCGTGTGATGGGTGAGTTTGGTGCTGTTTCTGTCGTTTCCGGCGCTATTCGGGGCCAAACCAATACGCTGCCCCTGCAGATCGAACTATTGTTCAATGATTATAACGTCACGGGCGCTTTTGCTGCCTCGTCGACACTGGCTTTGATCGCGGTCGTGACGCTGATACTGAAGTATATGCTTGAGCGGAAGCAGATGAGCTAGGTTCTTGAGCCTAGCTCATCTGCATTTCACGCGGCGCGTTGCGTGCGAAACGTCTCTTGAGGCCGTCGCATGGAATCGGCCAGAATGTAGGCCTCAGGCCATGAGCCGAAACCACTTTCGATATTGATATGCCCGGCATTTTTCATATCGACAAATCCAGAGCCCCAGATTTCAGCGAGGGCCTGCGCCTTGTTGAACGACATGTACGGGTCATCGCGGCTGGCGACGGCGATCGATGGAAAGCCGAGATTATGGCGGGGCAGGGGTGCGAAGCTGCGGAATTTGGGATCCTGCACGGCCATGCGTTCTGCGTCCGCTGGCGCAACCAGAACGGCCCCTGCCACATGCGCCGCTGACGGTCGGCTGGCGAGATGAGAAACGAGCACGCATCCCAGACTATGGGCCACGAGAATGGCTCCGGGCGTTTCAGCGAGCGTAGCTTCCAGTACATGCAGCCATTGCGACAGGACCGGGTTTTCCCAGTCGTCCTGCTCGACGAGACGTGCGGTCTCGTCCTGTGCCAGCCACTGGCGCTGCCAATGTCCCTTTTCGGAACCGCGGTATCCCGGAATGATCAAAGTCGTCATCAGTGCCACCACTCCTTTCATGCAAAATTGCTTGGGAGGAAAAGTTTGAAGTACGGCTTCAAAATAGGTGGGCACTGCCCGTGCTTGAAGGAACAGCGAACTAAACTCGGCGATATCTGGAAAATATTCCTGCGTGAATTCGGATTATCGTAAAATCACGAGAGGCCTGGAAGATGGCAGTCAGTGCTCGCCATCTTTCTTGTACCAGCGCAACAATAGTTGCGACCGTTCGAAGAACAGGACGACGAGGAGCGACAGTGCGAAGGGGATCAGCAGGTAGAACAGGCGGAAAATGATGAGCGCTGCCAGTACGTCCGCCTGATCCACGTCAGGCAGACCAGTCAGGAAAACCAGTTCCAATACACCGAGGCCACCCGGTGCATGCGAGATCAGCGCCGCCGAGAACGACACGAGGAAAATGCCGAGGATGATCATGAAGCCAGGGTTTCCGGCTGCCGGAAGTGTGAAATAAATGATGGCAGCGGCGCCGATGAGCTCCAGCGGTCCAACGATCAGTTGCTGCGCCACGACCGTGAGACGTGGATATTCAAGCGTAAAGTGGCGGATACGCAATGGCTTGAAATGCAGCCAGCTGCCGAAAACGTAGAGCAGCACGATAGCCAGCGAGCCAAAGCCGAGGACGTAACTCAGGGTGAGCGGCAGTTCGGCGTTGAACCGCTGCAGCAGTTCCGGCTCGATCAGCAGGACAACGGCACTGAGGGTCAATATCCCGAGCAGGAATGTGAACGAACAAAAAGCAATCAACAGGGCAATTTCGGGTCCGCTCATGCCTTGCGAGGAATAGGCGCGATAACGAACGACTGCGCCCGACAGCACGGACGCTCCAATATTGTGAGAGAGTGCATAAGTGGTGAACGAGCAAAGCGCGATGAACAGCCAGGAAATTTTGCGGCGAAGGTGCAAAAGCGCAATGCGATCGTACCCGGCAAGCGCAGCATAGGCGACAAGGGATGACAGGCCAGCCAGAATCCAGCGGTGCATTGGAATGGCATAAAGGCTGTGGATCACGTCGTCCGGCGAGATGCTCCGAAGCTCCTTGTAGAGGAGCCATACGGAAACCCCGACGGCGGCCAGTCCGATTACCGGCCATGCATAGTCCTTCAACTTCATGCTTGTTCCTGCCCAGCCACTGCTGTCACCATCTTCTTGTCATTGTTCCGTCAATGGCCCCTCCGGCTTCGGCTCGTCAAGATCGAGTATGTGAGCAACGATACCCCGGGCTATTTCACGCTCGCCCATAATCACGGCATCGGCACCAAGATCCTGCAAATGCTGCACTTCGGCATCCGAATGGGCGCGCGCCAGAATGTTGATGACCGGGTTTGCAGCGCGTGCCTTGACCACGATTTGTCCAGCCTCGAATGCATTGGGAATGGCGAGGATCAGTTGGCGCGCTCCTGCCAGATTGGCAGCTGCCAGGATATCGCCATTGGCCGCATTGCCGACGATCGTTTCGATATTATCGTCACGCAGTTTGGCCACCGTCTTGTCTGCGTCCTCGATGACCAGAAAAGGCTTGCCCACTTCTTTCAAGGCATCGCCAACGAGACTGCCGACGCGGCCATAGCCAATCAGAACGGCATGATTCGTGAGGGTAGTATGGCGAATTTCTTCAACGTCAGGTTCCTCCGATGCGGGTGTCTCCGCGTCTGCAACAGGCTCTGCGGCCGTCGTGGGCATGCGCTTTTCCAGCCTCGGCTTCAAATAGGTCACCCCTGCGAACACCAGCGGATTGAGGAGAATGGAGAGAATGGCGCCGCCAAGGATAAGATCGCGGCCTTCTTCCGGCAGCATTCCCAGACCCACGCCAATCTCAGCGAGAATGAAGGAGAACTCGCCAATTTGCGCCAGGCTGGCGGAAATGATGAGGGCCGTGCCGGTTGGATAACCGAAGGCGAGTACAATGAAGAAGGCGGCCAGCGACTTGCCAATGACAATGATCGCAAGTGTCGCGAGAAGCGGCAGCGGGTCGTTGATGATGGTCATCGGATCGAACAGCATTCCGACCGACACGAAGAACAGCACGGCAAAAGCGTCACGCAGCGGCAGGGATTCTTCCGCCGCCCGATGGCTGAGTTCGGATTCGCTCATGATCATGCCGGCGAAGAATGCGCCGAGTGCCAGCGAGACGCCGAAGAGCTTTGATGCGCCAAAGGCAACACCAAGTGCAATCGCGAGAACTGCGAGACGGAAGAGTTCGCGTGAGCCGGTATGCGCGATCGCGTGCAAGGTCCATGGAATGACCCGGCGCCCGACGATCAGCATGACCGCAACGAACGCAGCAACCTTGCCAAACGTCAGCGCTATGACGCCGCCAATGCCGAGATTGAAATAGGAGGCGAGGGGGTCGCTGGCTGCGTGAATCGCACCGTCGGTCGCACCGCCGCCATTGAGGGCACCGGCTAAGGCCGGCAGCAAGACGAGCGCCAGGACCATTGCGAGGTCTTCGACAATTAGCCAGCCAACGGCGATGCGGCCGCGTTCTGTCTCGATCAGGCGGCGCTCCTGCATGGCACGCAGAAGGACGACGGTACTTGCTACTGAAAGTGCCAAGCCAAAGACGAAACCCGCCTGCATGCTCCAGCCAAGAATCCATGCAAGGCCTGCGCCAAGGAGCGTTGCAACCACGATTTGAACGATTGCGCCGGGGATCGCGATAGCACGGACCGACAAAAGGTCTTTCAGGGAGAAATGCAGGCCAACGCCGAACATGAGCAGGATGACGCCGATTTCCGCGAGTTCGGCCGCCAGGTCCTGATCGGCGACAAATCCGGGAGTATGGGAGCCGGCCAAGACACCGGCGACAAGATAACCGACAAGGGGAGGAATACGCAGGCGGTTGGCAATCGCACCGAAAATGAAGGCCAGTACAAGACCTATGACGATTGTCGCAATCAGCGGCGTTTCATGAGGCATATGTCGGCGTCTCCCCCTTGATTGGAAAATGAAGAAAGTGGCGGCCCTGCACGCAGACCTGGCGCGAGCAGTATTGCGTACCGAGGATGGCTTGCAAACCGCTTATCTCGATCTGCGGCGCGGGAAATGGTATTTTTTCCATGCGCCGCAGATATTTAGGCTTGAAGGTTAAGCCGGCGGCCGATCAGCTCTGAGCGACCGGCTTTTCGCCGATACGATGAGCGTGGTTTTTCTCCCACCAGTTTCCAAGCAGCAGGAGGATCGGCGCTGCGATGAAAAGCGAGGAGCTTGTGGCGATGACCACGCCGAAGAGCATCGGCAGCGCGAAGTTCTCAACGGCCTTGCCACCCCAGATTGCCATCGGAAGCATGGCAAGGAAGACGGTGAGCGACGTGTAGATACAGCGTGCCAATGTCTGGTTGATCGACAGATCGATGATCTGACGCAGCGGCATCTTCTTGTGAATGCGCAAGTTCTCACGCATGCGGTCATAAACCACGACCTTGTCATTGACCGAATAGCCGATGATCGTCAGCAGCGCAGCGATGGCGGTCAAGTTGAAGTCGAGCCCCATCAGTGCAAAGAAACCAACGGTCTTTGTGGTGTCGAGGATCAAGGTCGCAATCGCACCGAGTGCAAAGTGCCATTCGAACCGCCACCAGATGTAAAGCAGCATGGCAATGCTGGCGAGAACAACCGCAAGGATACCTGACCTTGCCAGTTCACTGCTGACTTTCGGTCCAACAACTTCGGAGCTCTCGATCCTGACGCCTGGGTCGAGCTGCTCCACGGCCGCCTTTACCTTTGTTACAGCTTCAGTTTGAGCGGTCTCGCCGCCCTCCTGGCGCTGAACCCGAATAAGGACCCGGTTGTCTCCGCCACCCTGCTGCAGGGCCACTTCACCCAGCCCGAGACCTTCCAGCGTCGAACGCATCGTGGCGAGGTCTGCAGGCTTGGACGTCGTGACGTCGACCTGGATGCCGCCCTTGAAGTCGATGCCGTAATTGAGACCCGGATGGATGAACAGGACGATCGAGGCGATCGAAAGGAAGATCGAAACGCCGATGCCGAAGAAGCGGGCATTCATGAAGGAGATATTGGTGTTTTCCGGAACGAGCTTGAACAGATGCTCGATGTGGATTGTCTTCATTTTACGGCGACGAACGATGGCCATCATGATGATGCGAACGACCGTGACAGCGGTGAACATCGAGACAAGCGCGCCGATGATCATGGTGATCGCAAAGCCGCGTACAGGTCCTGTGCCGAACAGGAAGAGCAGGAATGTCGCGATCAAGTGCGTGGCGTTTGCATCGACGATCGTCGAGTAAGCAAGCCTGAAGCCGCGGTCGACGGCAGCCATCGCACCGATGCCTTTGCGCGCTTCCTCACGGATACGCTCGTTGATGAGAATATTCGCATCCACCGCGAAACCGATACCCAGGATGATGGCGGCGATACCAGGCAAGGTTAGCGTCGCTCCGAGCAGGCTCAGTATGCCAAACGTCAGCGCGACATTGAGGGCGAGGGCGAGGTTGGCGATGAGGCCCCAGCCGCTATAGAGGACGAAAATAAATGCCACAACCAGCGCGAAGCCAATGAAGCCTGTCAGAAGACCCATCTTGATGACGTCACCGCCAAGGTCCGGACCAACCGTGCGTTCCTCAATGACGGTGAGCGGGGCGGGCAGGGCACCGGCGCGCAGCAGGGCTGCAGTGGTGACCGTATCCTGCACGGTGAAGTTGCCGGTGATCTGGCCGGAGCCGCCAGTGATCGGTACCTGGATAACGGGAGCGGTCAGAACCTTGCCGTCGAGCACGATGGCGAAGGGCCGCCCGACATTCTGGCTGGTGATGTCGGCGAACTGACGTGCACCGACATTGTCGAAGCGGAAGGAAATGATCGGCTGATTGGTCTGCTGGTCGAAGGCTGCACGAGCATCAGTCAGGCGCTCGCCGCTGATGGCCACCCGGTCTTCAACCGGATAGGTAATGGAGGGATCCTTCACATCAGGCAGGATTGTGACGCCTGGCTGCGGCGTTGCACCGGCATTGCGGTCCGCAACCATGTGGAAAGTCATCTTGGCGGTGCTGCCGAGCAAGGCGCGGAGCTGGCTTGGATCCTGCAGACCGGGCAACTGGACGACGATACGATCGGACCCCACGCGCTGGATCGAGGGTTCGGCGACGCCGACCTGATCGACGCGGCGGCGGACGATTTCAAGACTCTGCTGCAGAGCATTGTCGAGTTTGTCCTTCATACCCGCTTCTGTCAGGGTCAGGCGGATCTGGTTATCGGTCGTGGTGATATCGATGTCGCTGACAGGAGCGGCGAAGCCCACCTGCGCAACCTGTGCTGTCAGCTCGCGCAAGGCGGTGACTGCAGCGTCGCGCTGTGCCGGGTCAGCAAGGGTCACAATAACAGAATCGCCGGCAACGCGCACGGATTGAGGCTGAATTTTTGCGGTGCGCAGGTGGCCGCGCGCATCTTCCAACATCCCGCGGACACGGTCTTTCTTCAGCGCTGCCGCATCGACTTCGAGAACCAGATAGGAGCCGCCACGAAGGTCAAGGCCGAGTGCTACCTGCTTCTTGGGAAACCAGCTCGGCAGAGCATCGAGCTGTGCCTTGGTAAACAGGTTGGGGAGCGCGAGGACTATGCCTGCCAGAATGATAATAATATAGGTCCAGAGAACCCATCTCGAAGTACGCATATCTGTGTTCCGTTGTGAGGTGCGGGCATGCTGCCGAGAACTGGATTACGAGTCTGCTTGGCGGCAGCCGGAGTTTGTTTTCGTCGTCTCCTAAGCGGAAACGGTGATGTCAGGCCGCGGTTAAAGGCGGCGCGCGGGCGCTGAAAACTGAATTGTGGTCAAGCGTGAAACTTGAACTGACCTGAATTAAGAGAGCATTTTTCTGGTTTGCGACGACCAGTGCGGGCTCGCAAGGCAGCAATGCATCCTGCGGACCGCTATCGGATTGCAGGCCACTCTTGATCTTCAGATGCAGCGCTTCCAGCGCTGCAACACGCATTGGCCGCTGAACCGGTGTCGATTGATTGTCGACTTCGTGAGCCAGGCGCGTTTCGCTCTTGTTCGGCGTGCCGAGTTCGCTGGTTGCGATACTGGCGTCAGGGCCCGTCATGTAGACAGTACCCAAGGCGGCGCCGATTGTAGAGACGAGCCAGAAAATAGAAATCAGGAGCGGAGCAGCGCTGCGCTTTCCTGTTTTGCTATTTCCATGAATGCTCATTCGTTTATCCAATATTCAATCATCGCGGTGCTGAGCACCTCGCTGCGACTCTATTTATGAAGTCTGGCAGGCTGAGTCACCTAAAATCGTCGTGCGGCGGGTTTCATGACGGGAAAATATGTCGTTTTGCAGGAAACGGGTGGAACGAAACAGCCAAAATGGCACTCTTGTTCGAAAAATGGAGATGTCATGATGGCAGATACAATTACCAATGCAGCAGCAATCCCGTGGAGCGCGATCGAGACGGAGTTGGACAATTTCGGCTCCGCCATTTTGAAGAATGTGTTGTCCAGGGCGGATTGCGAAAAGCTTGCTGCCGGATATCCCGACGACGGCCAGTTTCGCAAACGCATCGTCATGGCGCGGCATGGATTTGGACGAGGCGAGTACAAGTATTTCAGCTATCCCCTGCCGGGCCTTGTAAACGATCTACGCCAGTCGCTCTATCCGCCGCTTGCTGGAATCGCCAACCGCTGGAATGAATTGATGGGCATCGATGTCCGTTATCCGGACCGGCATGCAGCATTCATCGAGCGGTGCCATGCAGCAGGGCAGGACCGGCCAACGCCGTTGCTGCTCGAATATGGCGAGGGCGATTATAACTGCCTGCACCAGGATATTTACGGCGTGCATGTCTTTCCACTCCAGGTAGCATTTCTGTTGT of Phyllobacterium zundukense contains these proteins:
- the cysT gene encoding sulfate ABC transporter permease subunit CysT — its product is MSLLSKSSQRGILPGFGLTMGVTLLYFVIIVALPLLAMLYKSVNLGWADFWTIISSERALATYRITVGAAALATVFNAVFGVLLAWVLVRYEFPGRRLLDAVVDLPFALPTAVAGLALVTVFSTNGWFGQYLEPLGIKIAYAPLGIALAMMFTSIPFVIRTVQPVLEDVATDIEEAARSLGATNWQIFARIIWPAIFPAFIAGCSLSFARSLGEFGAIVFISGNLPFETEVMSLLVFIRLDEYDYPAAAALATVMLVTAFVMLFVTNSIQAWQLRYAERS
- the cysW gene encoding sulfate ABC transporter permease subunit CysW gives rise to the protein MQNAADLVAPAIAVQSSRRHGVRPSRRSHWLLIISAIFLSILFIGVPMLVIFTYAFREGIAVYFSQITQPATLHAVWLTVLTAIVVVPINMVFGICVAWLVTRFRFPGRRLLITFVEIPFSVSPIVAGVTYLFLYGSQGLLGPLLDSYDIKIMFTVPAIFLVSLFVTSPFVARELIPLMQAQGSEDEEAAITLGATGLQTFFYITLPNIRWALLYGAVLCNARVMGEFGAVSVVSGAIRGQTNTLPLQIELLFNDYNVTGAFAASSTLALIAVVTLILKYMLERKQMS
- a CDS encoding RBBP9/YdeN family alpha/beta hydrolase encodes the protein MMTTLIIPGYRGSEKGHWQRQWLAQDETARLVEQDDWENPVLSQWLHVLEATLAETPGAILVAHSLGCVLVSHLASRPSAAHVAGAVLVAPADAERMAVQDPKFRSFAPLPRHNLGFPSIAVASRDDPYMSFNKAQALAEIWGSGFVDMKNAGHINIESGFGSWPEAYILADSMRRPQETFRTQRAA
- a CDS encoding lysylphosphatidylglycerol synthase domain-containing protein, with the translated sequence MKLKDYAWPVIGLAAVGVSVWLLYKELRSISPDDVIHSLYAIPMHRWILAGLSSLVAYAALAGYDRIALLHLRRKISWLFIALCSFTTYALSHNIGASVLSGAVVRYRAYSSQGMSGPEIALLIAFCSFTFLLGILTLSAVVLLIEPELLQRFNAELPLTLSYVLGFGSLAIVLLYVFGSWLHFKPLRIRHFTLEYPRLTVVAQQLIVGPLELIGAAAIIYFTLPAAGNPGFMIILGIFLVSFSAALISHAPGGLGVLELVFLTGLPDVDQADVLAALIIFRLFYLLIPFALSLLVVLFFERSQLLLRWYKKDGEH
- the ybaL gene encoding YbaL family putative K(+) efflux transporter, whose amino-acid sequence is MPHETPLIATIVIGLVLAFIFGAIANRLRIPPLVGYLVAGVLAGSHTPGFVADQDLAAELAEIGVILLMFGVGLHFSLKDLLSVRAIAIPGAIVQIVVATLLGAGLAWILGWSMQAGFVFGLALSVASTVVLLRAMQERRLIETERGRIAVGWLIVEDLAMVLALVLLPALAGALNGGGATDGAIHAASDPLASYFNLGIGGVIALTFGKVAAFVAVMLIVGRRVIPWTLHAIAHTGSRELFRLAVLAIALGVAFGASKLFGVSLALGAFFAGMIMSESELSHRAAEESLPLRDAFAVLFFVSVGMLFDPMTIINDPLPLLATLAIIVIGKSLAAFFIVLAFGYPTGTALIISASLAQIGEFSFILAEIGVGLGMLPEEGRDLILGGAILSILLNPLVFAGVTYLKPRLEKRMPTTAAEPVADAETPASEEPDVEEIRHTTLTNHAVLIGYGRVGSLVGDALKEVGKPFLVIEDADKTVAKLRDDNIETIVGNAANGDILAAANLAGARQLILAIPNAFEAGQIVVKARAANPVINILARAHSDAEVQHLQDLGADAVIMGEREIARGIVAHILDLDEPKPEGPLTEQ
- the secD gene encoding protein translocase subunit SecD; the encoded protein is MRTSRWVLWTYIIIILAGIVLALPNLFTKAQLDALPSWFPKKQVALGLDLRGGSYLVLEVDAAALKKDRVRGMLEDARGHLRTAKIQPQSVRVAGDSVIVTLADPAQRDAAVTALRELTAQVAQVGFAAPVSDIDITTTDNQIRLTLTEAGMKDKLDNALQQSLEIVRRRVDQVGVAEPSIQRVGSDRIVVQLPGLQDPSQLRALLGSTAKMTFHMVADRNAGATPQPGVTILPDVKDPSITYPVEDRVAISGERLTDARAAFDQQTNQPIISFRFDNVGARQFADITSQNVGRPFAIVLDGKVLTAPVIQVPITGGSGQITGNFTVQDTVTTAALLRAGALPAPLTVIEERTVGPDLGGDVIKMGLLTGFIGFALVVAFIFVLYSGWGLIANLALALNVALTFGILSLLGATLTLPGIAAIILGIGFAVDANILINERIREEARKGIGAMAAVDRGFRLAYSTIVDANATHLIATFLLFLFGTGPVRGFAITMIIGALVSMFTAVTVVRIIMMAIVRRRKMKTIHIEHLFKLVPENTNISFMNARFFGIGVSIFLSIASIVLFIHPGLNYGIDFKGGIQVDVTTSKPADLATMRSTLEGLGLGEVALQQGGGDNRVLIRVQRQEGGETAQTEAVTKVKAAVEQLDPGVRIESSEVVGPKVSSELARSGILAVVLASIAMLLYIWWRFEWHFALGAIATLILDTTKTVGFFALMGLDFNLTAIAALLTIIGYSVNDKVVVYDRMRENLRIHKKMPLRQIIDLSINQTLARCIYTSLTVFLAMLPMAIWGGKAVENFALPMLFGVVIATSSSLFIAAPILLLLGNWWEKNHAHRIGEKPVAQS
- a CDS encoding 2OG-Fe(II) oxygenase: MMADTITNAAAIPWSAIETELDNFGSAILKNVLSRADCEKLAAGYPDDGQFRKRIVMARHGFGRGEYKYFSYPLPGLVNDLRQSLYPPLAGIANRWNELMGIDVRYPDRHAAFIERCHAAGQDRPTPLLLEYGEGDYNCLHQDIYGVHVFPLQVAFLLSKPQEDFTGGEFVLTEQRPRMQSRAEIVPLQQGDAVIFPVSQRPVKGTRGHYRVNMRHGVSRLRSGKRHTLGIIFHDSK